A single genomic interval of Vulpes vulpes isolate BD-2025 chromosome 3, VulVul3, whole genome shotgun sequence harbors:
- the SPATA1 gene encoding spermatogenesis-associated protein 1 — translation MKKDKKPHKIPTDDRPIQTLVNMSLSPNRPSSSELVELHVFYVPEGSWNYKLNTISIEVVNKFISAGFIRVSPHLTLQALRERLGEFLGEDAIAEKFLFLKCIGNNLAVVKAKQESELKLKSFAPPYALQPELYLLPIMDHLGNIYSASTVSLDGRQTNNGVAEADGIIHRPLSVTLLKEKPGTDPSFLVNTLKELLNKNQEEGTSAGGKATPKEKQTGKTHTGNSEVPGRLEESSSDYFSNKKSPFLWKNEDDRVNLIRTEDNQIDKKECIILPDLIDFPLLPGQPALSPGITDISSLQIEREKIIEQMKQVKEERRYLEIIREEQIKKVEKLFEQSKLKRYHACDGWKKKYFETKKIAASLEEVLRKLQEDLELYYKKLLMQLEAREIKMRPKNLANITDSKNYLIIQITEVQHAIDQLKRKLDTDKMKLIIEVKFLEMCLVRSSADDFVYDVSTKSKGSIGCCNTF, via the exons TTGGTGGAACTTCATGTTTTTTATGTCCCTGAAGGATCATGGAACTATAAGCTAAATACCATTTCAATAGAAGTTGTTAACAAATTCATTTCAGCTGGATTTATAAG AGTATCTCCTCATCTTACTTTACAAGCCCTGAGAGAGCGACTTGGTGAGTTCCTTGGTGAAGATGCTATtgcagaaaaatttttatttctgaaatgcaTTGGAAATAATCTAGCTGTg gtGAAGGCAAAACAAGAATCGGAACTGAAACTCAAATCATTTGCTCCTCCATAT GCTCTTCAACCAGAATTATATTTGCTTCCTATAATGGatcatttaggaaatatttattcagcatcaACTGTCTCTTTAGATGGGCGGCAGACTAATAATGGTGTTGCTGAGGCTGATGGAATAATCCACAGACCACTTAGCGTAACTCTGTTGAAGGAAAAACCTGGAACAGATCCCAGTTTTTTAGTAAACACTTTGAAAGAGCTTCTTAACAAGAATCAGGAAGAAG GAACATCGGCTGGGGGAAAAGCTactccaaaagaaaaacagactggAAAAACTCATACTGGAAATTCTGAAGTTCCAGGACGATTGGAAGAATCCAGTAGTGATTATTTTAGCAACAAAAAAAG tccatttctttggaaaaatgaagatgatagaGTTAATCTCATTAGAACAGAGGACAATCAG ATAGATAAAAAAGAATGCATCATCCTACCAGATCTTATTGATTTTCCTTTACTTCCTGGTCAACCTGCTCTTTCTCCAGGAATAACTGATATCTCTTCATTACAGATTGAAA gAGAGAAGATTATTGAACAAATGAAAcaagtgaaggaagaaagaagatacCTGGAAATAATTAGAGAAGAACAGATTAAAAAAGTTGAAAAGCTATTTGAACAAAGTAAATTGAAGCGATACCATG CCTGTGATGgttggaagaaaaaatactttgaaacaaagaaaatcGCAGCATCATTAGAGGAAGTTTTAAGAAAACTTCAAGAAGATTTGGAACTTTACTATAAAAAATTGCTCATGCAACTTGAAGCCAGGGAGATCAAGATGAGACCAAAGAATTTGGCAAACATTACAGACTCTAAG AATTACCTTATAATCCAGATCACTGAAGTGCAGCATGCAATTGACCAACTTAAGAGAAAACTGGATACTGATAAAATGAAACTCATAATAGAAGTTAAG TTCCTGGAAATGTGCTTAGTTAGGAGCTCAGCAGAtgattttgtgtatgatgtaTCAACCAAATCAAAAG GGAGCATTGGCTGCTGCAATACATTCTGA